The following are encoded together in the Cicer arietinum cultivar CDC Frontier isolate Library 1 chromosome 2, Cicar.CDCFrontier_v2.0, whole genome shotgun sequence genome:
- the LOC101510915 gene encoding large ribosomal subunit protein eL30-like: MVAAKKTKKTHESINNRLALVMKSGKYTLGYKTVLKSLRSSKGKLIIIANNCPPLRKSEIEYYAMLAKVGVHHYNGNNVDLGTACGKYYRVCCLSIVDPGDSDIIKTMPTDQ, from the exons ATGGTTGCCGCAAAGAAAACC AAGAAGACCCATGAAAGTATTAACAACCGACTTGCTCTTGTAATGAAGAGTGGGAAGTATACTTTGGGTTATAAAACTGTTCTCAAATCTCTTAGAAGCTCCAAAG GAAAATTGATCATTATTGCCAACAACTGTCCACCATTGAGGAAATCTGAAATTGAGTACTATGCTATGTTGGCGAAGGTTGGAGTTCATCACTACAATGGGA ACAATGTGGATCTTGGTACTGCTTGTGGAAAATACTACAGAGTGTGCTGTCTCAGCATCGTTGATCCTG GTGATTCTGATATTATCAAGACAATGCCTACTGATCAATAG